Proteins encoded in a region of the Massilia sp. UMI-21 genome:
- a CDS encoding peptidyl-prolyl cis-trans isomerase, with protein sequence MILKQARLSLAISLAATAMIAAPAFAQNAATVNGKPIPAAKVDQLVKQVVAQGRATDSQQLREAIKKDLIGREVLIQEADKQGIGARADVKAAIDNARQSIIINAMLADYVKKHPITDAQIKAEYDKYKAQVGDKEYHARHILVPTEEEAKAIIAKLKGGAKFEELAKAQSKDGSAANGGDLDWASPANYVPEFSKAMVALQKGAITDTPVKSQFGYHVIKLEDVRPAKIPALNDVKQQVAEQLQQRQLAQYRESLVKKAKIQ encoded by the coding sequence ATGATTTTGAAGCAAGCCCGCCTGTCCTTGGCTATCAGCTTAGCCGCGACCGCGATGATCGCCGCGCCTGCATTCGCGCAGAACGCCGCCACCGTCAACGGCAAGCCTATCCCGGCGGCAAAAGTCGACCAGCTGGTCAAGCAAGTCGTCGCACAAGGCCGTGCCACCGATTCGCAGCAACTGCGCGAAGCCATCAAGAAAGACCTGATCGGCCGCGAAGTCCTGATCCAGGAAGCCGACAAGCAAGGCATCGGCGCCCGCGCCGACGTCAAGGCGGCAATCGACAATGCACGCCAGAGCATCATCATCAATGCGATGCTGGCCGACTACGTCAAGAAGCACCCGATCACCGACGCCCAGATCAAGGCCGAGTACGACAAGTACAAGGCACAGGTCGGCGACAAGGAATACCACGCACGCCACATCCTGGTGCCGACCGAAGAGGAAGCCAAGGCCATCATCGCCAAGCTCAAGGGCGGCGCCAAGTTCGAAGAACTGGCCAAGGCCCAGTCGAAAGACGGCTCGGCGGCCAACGGCGGCGACTTGGACTGGGCAAGCCCGGCCAACTACGTGCCCGAGTTCTCGAAAGCCATGGTTGCCCTGCAAAAAGGCGCCATCACCGACACCCCGGTCAAGAGCCAGTTCGGTTACCACGTGATCAAGCTCGAAGACGTGCGCCCGGCCAAGATCCCGGCCCTGAACGACGTCAAGCAGCAGGTCGCGGAACAGCTGCAGCAGCGCCAGCTGGCGCAGTACCGCGAAAGCCTGGTCAAGAAGGCCAAGATCCAGTAA
- a CDS encoding peptidyl-prolyl cis-trans isomerase, producing MTFKPARLLLALIAVAAAPAFAQNLAVVNGKAIPTSRVEEAVKQLVAAGQGQDSPQLRLAIKEEMIAREVLMQEAIKQGYDKKPDVKQALDNARQAIVVNQLARDYIKKNPVTDAEIKAEYDRFKAQTGDKEYHVRHILLETEAEANAVIAKLKGGAKFEELAKESKDTGTANNGGDLDWAAPSSFPPEFAAGFTGLQKGAVTDKPVKTANGYHVIKLDDTRAAKLPSLEEVKPQIQDALAQKKLADYRDQMVKKAKVQ from the coding sequence ATGACTTTTAAGCCAGCACGCCTGCTGTTAGCGCTGATCGCCGTCGCCGCGGCCCCTGCCTTCGCACAGAACCTCGCCGTCGTGAACGGCAAAGCCATCCCGACGTCGCGTGTCGAGGAAGCCGTCAAGCAGCTGGTCGCTGCCGGCCAGGGCCAGGATTCGCCGCAGCTGCGCCTGGCGATCAAGGAAGAGATGATCGCCCGCGAAGTCCTGATGCAGGAAGCGATCAAGCAAGGCTACGACAAGAAGCCCGACGTCAAGCAGGCGCTCGACAATGCCCGCCAGGCGATCGTCGTCAACCAGCTGGCCCGCGACTACATCAAGAAGAACCCGGTGACCGACGCCGAAATCAAGGCCGAGTACGACCGCTTCAAGGCCCAGACCGGCGACAAGGAATACCACGTGCGCCACATCCTGCTGGAAACCGAAGCCGAGGCCAATGCCGTGATCGCCAAGCTCAAGGGCGGCGCCAAGTTCGAAGAGCTGGCCAAGGAGTCGAAGGATACCGGCACCGCCAACAATGGCGGCGACCTGGACTGGGCTGCCCCGTCCTCGTTCCCGCCTGAGTTCGCCGCCGGCTTCACCGGCCTGCAGAAAGGCGCCGTCACCGACAAGCCGGTCAAGACCGCCAACGGCTACCACGTCATCAAGCTGGACGACACCCGCGCGGCCAAGCTGCCCTCGCTGGAAGAAGTGAAGCCGCAGATCCAGGACGCGCTGGCCCAGAAGAAGCTTGCGGACTACCGTGACCAAATGGTCAAAAAGGCAAAGGTGCAGTAA
- a CDS encoding BolA family transcriptional regulator, whose translation MEANRTERLRERLQAELAPSLLEISDDSHLHAGHAGAASGGSHYSVKIVSSKFQGLTLVMRHRLVYDAVHEMINKAEIHALAITALAPSEPA comes from the coding sequence ATGGAAGCTAACCGTACCGAACGCCTGCGCGAGCGCCTGCAGGCCGAACTGGCCCCGAGCTTGCTGGAGATCAGCGACGACTCGCACCTGCACGCCGGCCACGCCGGCGCGGCTTCCGGCGGCAGCCACTACAGCGTGAAAATCGTATCAAGCAAGTTCCAGGGCCTCACGCTGGTCATGCGTCATCGTCTTGTGTATGATGCCGTTCACGAAATGATCAACAAGGCGGAAATCCATGCGCTGGCCATCACGGCACTCGCACCGTCGGAACCGGCTTGA
- a CDS encoding septation protein A, producing MKFLFDMLPVILFFGIYKYGESNQDWAHGLVTDYLGFLISGGAVPAAQSPILLATAVTILATVLQILYLLARRKKVDGMLWLSLGVVVVAGGATIYFHDDTFIKWKPTILYWAFGAALLLAHLLYRKNLMRSALGGAMNLPQAIWNRVLYAWIAFFVGLGLLNLLMAFVVFRSDTGAWVSFKLFGITGILFAFIIIQSLFLSKHIQEDPQNGS from the coding sequence ATCAAGTTTTTATTCGACATGCTGCCGGTCATCCTGTTCTTCGGCATCTACAAGTATGGCGAAAGCAACCAGGACTGGGCCCACGGCCTGGTCACCGACTACCTGGGTTTCCTGATCTCGGGCGGGGCCGTGCCGGCCGCGCAGTCGCCGATCCTGCTGGCGACCGCGGTGACGATCCTGGCCACGGTGCTGCAGATCCTCTACCTGCTGGCGCGCCGCAAGAAAGTGGACGGCATGTTGTGGCTGTCGCTGGGCGTGGTGGTGGTGGCCGGCGGCGCCACCATCTACTTCCACGACGACACCTTCATCAAGTGGAAGCCGACCATCCTGTACTGGGCCTTCGGCGCCGCTTTGCTGCTGGCGCATCTGCTGTACCGCAAGAACCTGATGCGCTCGGCGCTCGGGGGCGCCATGAACCTGCCGCAGGCGATCTGGAACCGCGTCCTGTATGCGTGGATCGCCTTCTTCGTCGGGCTCGGCCTGCTGAACCTGTTGATGGCCTTCGTGGTGTTCCGCAGCGATACCGGCGCCTGGGTCAGCTTCAAGCTGTTCGGGATCACCGGCATCCTGTTCGCCTTCATCATCATCCAATCGCTGTTCCTATCCAAACATATTCAGGAGGATCCACAAAATGGAAGCTAA
- the msrB gene encoding peptide-methionine (R)-S-oxide reductase MsrB translates to MNDKVSRTDAEWRAQLDPMEYQVTRHAATERAFTGKYWDHHEHGIYRCVCCDTALFESDAKFDSGCGWPSYFRALDPANVIEKQDRTHGMLRTEIICAVCDAHLGHVFPDGPPPTGLRYCINSAALRFEPA, encoded by the coding sequence ATGAACGACAAAGTAAGCAGGACCGACGCCGAATGGCGTGCCCAGCTCGACCCGATGGAATACCAGGTGACGCGCCACGCCGCCACCGAGCGCGCCTTCACCGGCAAGTACTGGGACCACCACGAGCACGGCATCTACCGCTGCGTCTGCTGCGACACCGCGCTGTTCGAATCCGACGCCAAGTTCGACTCCGGCTGCGGCTGGCCGAGTTACTTCCGCGCGCTCGACCCCGCCAATGTGATCGAAAAGCAGGACCGGACCCACGGCATGCTGCGCACCGAGATCATCTGCGCCGTGTGCGACGCCCACCTCGGCCACGTATTCCCGGACGGCCCGCCCCCGACCGGCCTGCGCTACTGCATCAACTCGGCCGCCCTGCGCTTCGAGCCCGCTTGA